Proteins co-encoded in one Amaranthus tricolor cultivar Red isolate AtriRed21 chromosome 7, ASM2621246v1, whole genome shotgun sequence genomic window:
- the LOC130818881 gene encoding GCN5-related N-acetyltransferase 3, chloroplastic: protein MAIVIRSINKFIFQASCSSNNGVGNKVKKQPPIFVSTNPSNINIHALSKLYCACNHSPHRFSAAIEDIDAGKLGIAISHSSVVVSVFASVTDCDEGGVEEKEKGLLGRILPAALVGVPAENGELVGFGRAASDQALTASIYDVMVLPSLRRLGIGRMIVQRIIRNLVSKGIYDISALCTEEERLFFAACGFGDDILGSTTMMYAKTSPDNIDNNRIIT, encoded by the exons atGGCAATTGTAATTAGATCGATAAACAAATTCATCTTCCAAGCATCATGTAGCAGCAACAATGGTGTTGGCAACAAAGTTAAAAAACAACCACCAATCTTTGTATCCACAAACCCATCAAACATTAACATTCATGCTCTCTCAAAACTCTATTGTGCTTGCAATCACTCCCCTCATCGTTTCTCCGCGGCAATCGAGGACATTGACGCCGGAAAACTGGGCATCGCAATCTCTCACAGCTCCGTTGTAGTGTCCGTGTTTGCTTCCGTTACTGACTGCGATGAAGGTGGCGTGGAGGAGAAAGAAAAGGGTTTGTTGGGAAGAATTCTGCCGGCCGCACTAGTAGGCGTGCCGGCCGAGAATGGTGAATTGGTTGGGTTTGGAAGGGCAGCTTCTGATCAGGCCTTAACTGCTTCCATTTACGATGTCATG GTCCTTCCTTCTTTGCGACGATTGGGAATTGGTAGGATGATTGTTCAAAGAATCATCAG AAATCTTGTTAGTAAAGGCATTTATGACATATCAGCGCTCTGCACTGAGGAAGAGAG ATTATTCTTCGCAGCATGTGGATTTGGAGATGATATTTTGGGATCAACAACGATGATGTATGCAAAAACTTCTCCCGACAATATTGACAATAACCGGATTATTACATGA
- the LOC130818880 gene encoding protein SRC2 homolog, with protein sequence MMKQSGTSSTAKLLIEVCLISARGLPYSSRWKYQWYAVGWIDPNDKYCTKIDASGNPNPVWNTKFTTVIDTSEVEFQDVTLNVEVYSREPLFLREKLRGTATVMLKEFLVKHCKNSEGSKQMVEDVGSFQLRKNSNKPQGFIDVSIRILEETVGTSSLFHLGNEDGFNLRDSTNSITATSDGGSLHSHPAGHVELPFHQPGNIRPPGSIGDHPYNHPMQYPPNYSNPAIAGSSNPSATSGPNYPVKPSYPPTSNPGYPAPPSYTPPPPQPPSHVGCVPTFLPGIHGQPSSYINMPSGAGRGIGPEFGAGLGAGALAAGAVIFGDDIISGFQLPAVGMQDASLLISTDPPF encoded by the exons ATGATGAAGCAGTCAGGCACTTCTTCAACGgctaaacttttgattgaggtCTGTCTAATTTCAGCTCGAGGGCTGCCATACTCTTCGCGTTGGAAGTATCAATGGTACGCCGTTGGTTGGATCGACCCCAACGACAAGTACTGCACCAAGATTGATGCTTCTGGAAACCCAAATCCTGTGTGGAATACCAAGTTCACGACTGTTATCGATACCTCAGAAGTAGAGTTCCAGGATGTAACGTTGAATGTTGAGGTTTACAGCAGGGAACCCCTCTTTCTCCGAGAGAAGCTTCGAGGTACTGCAACTGTTATGTTGAAGGAGTTCTTGGTTAAACACTGCAAGAACTCTGAAGGCTCTAAACAGATGGTCGAAGATGTAGGAAGCTTTCAGTTGAGGAAGAACTCCAATAAACCTCAAGGTTTTATTGATGTTTCTATCAGGATCTTAGAAGAAACTGTTGGGACAAGCTCATTGTTTCATTTAG GTAACGAGGACGGATTCAATTTAAGGGACAGCACCAATAGCATTACCGCAACAAGTGATGGAGGGTCATTGCATTCTCACCCAGCCGGACATGTTGAACTGCCATTTCACCAGCCGGGGAATATTCGTCCGCCTGGATCTATCGGAGATCATCCGTATAATCATCCTATGCAATACCCACCAAACTATTCAAACCCTGCTATTGCCGGGTCAAGTAATCCATCCGCCACGTCTGGCCCCAATTACCCAGTAAAGCCAAGTTATCCACCAACCAGTAACCCTGGTTACCCTGCACCTCCATCATACACACCACCTCCACCTCAGCCACCTTCTCATGTTGGTTGTGTGCCCACTTTTCTCCCAGGAATTCATGGTCAACCCTCATCATATATTAACATGCCATCAGGAGCTGGACGGGGTATTGGGCCCGAATTTGGAGCGGGTTTGGGTGCTGGAGCACTAGCTGCTGGTGCTGTGATCTTTGGTGATGATATTATATCTGGATTTCAACTTCCAGCTGTAGGAATGCAAGATGCTAGTCTTCTAATATCAACTGATCCTCCTTTCTGA